One Babylonia areolata isolate BAREFJ2019XMU chromosome 27, ASM4173473v1, whole genome shotgun sequence DNA window includes the following coding sequences:
- the LOC143301502 gene encoding metalloprotease mig-17-like has protein sequence MNGVNLLYKNIDSTSFAINVQLVGIIVSTTASSSPWTELHRVRSSGRWDTVDAEVVLGALREWASSTDILPAHDHLMLFVGYDLTRPNKYGEADTGVTGLAYTSTMCMTEGRATSIVEDLGGLQCIITAAHELGHGLSANHDGSENLCSSADRYIMANSTQPVTPSNKLNPWRFSSCSLTYFSNFISQSVFFARRRQCLDTRLEVSGNVPDVTSLMPGQLYDPNQQCRQMFGAQSRLCQGSAFGQTSDICTGMFCFDPSTTSQCVKLVAARGTTCGNQKWCVNGRCVLDPAAPVADDSCVFGDSADTINGKDCRTLISEFPGYCYQETVRSRCCGSCRNNLRLVTGCDYGDKATGCGSRNCASGIVNQLQLCCGTCNYGTPYTTTPASTIAPAFCMDRQGNCPDLVAQQPQRCYDVTFRSSCCPSCRRIAFGARGCEYGDRDPGQCAATLSGADSEDAASACRRLQSLCCQTCSGGDGPPSSAAAAVWRSSSSSSIITATTTTTTISSSFISMGSIRVLFLVLFRQSVICCCCVLVALMFSRFEV, from the exons ATGAACGGG GTAAACCTGTTGTACAAGAACATCGATTCCACTTCCTTTGCAATCAACGTGCAACTGGTTGGCATAATCGTATCCAcc ACAGCGAGCAGCTCCCCCTGGACGGAGCTGCACCGGGTGAGGAGTTCTGGCCGGTGGGACACGGTGGATGCCGAAGTCGTGTTGGGGGCACTCAGGGAATGGGCCTCCTCTACAGACATCCTGCCGGCCCATGACCACCTCATGCTGTTCGTCGG GTATGATCTGACTAGACCCAATAAATATGGAGAAGCGGATACCGGAGTCACAG gtctGGCCTACACGAGTACTATGTGTATGACGGAGGGACGGGCCACGTCCATTGTGGAGGATCTAGGAGGTCTGCAGTGTATCATCACCGCCGCCCACGAACTGGGTcacgg CTTATCAGCTAATCATGACGGCAGCGAGAACCTGTGTAGTTCAGCGGACCGCTACATCATGGCCAATAGCACCCAACCTGTCACCCCCTCCAACAAATTGAACCCCTGGCGGTTTTCCTCCTGCAGCCTTACCTACTTCTCCAACTTCATCAGCCAGTCTGTCTTCTTCGC GCGGCGCCGCCAGTGCCTCGACACCCGCCTGGAGGTGTCCGGGAACGTGCCCGATGTGACGTCACTGATGCCCGGCCAGCTGTACGACCCGAACCAGCAGTGCCGCCAGATGTTCGGCGCCCAGTCTCGGCTGTGTCAG GGCTCAGCGTTCGGACAGACATCGGACATCTGCACGGGCATGTTCTGCTTCGACCCCAGCACCACGTCTCAGTGTGTCAAGCTGGTGGCGGCCAGAGGCACAACCTGTGGCAATCAGAAG TGGTGTGTGAACGGGAGGTGTGTTTTAGACCCTGCTGCTCCAGTAGCTGATG ACAGTTGCGTGTTCGGAGACAGCGCAGACACAATTAATGGCAAAGACTGCCGGACACTGATCAGTGAGTTCCCAGGCTATTGCTACCAGGAGACTGTGCGTTCCAGATGTTGCGGTTCCTGCAGAAACAACCTTCGCCTGGTCactg gctgtgaCTACGGCGACAAAGCGACGGGCTGTGGGAGCAGAAACTGTGCCTCCGGTATTGTCAACCAGCTGCAGTTATGTTGCGGTACCTGCAACTACGgcaccccctacaccaccacccccgcgTCCACCATCGCACCAG cctTCTGCATGGACAGGCAAGGGAACTGTCCCGACCTCGTTGCCCAGCAACCGCAGCGGTGCTATGACGTCACCTTCCGCTCCAGCTGCTGTCCGTCCTGCCGACGCATCGCTTTCGGTGCCAGAG GTTGTGAGTACGGTGACCGGGACCCAGGACAGTGCGCCGCCACTCTCTCAGGAGCAGACTCGGAGGACGCCGCCTCCGCTTGCCGCCGGCTGCAGTCGTTGTGCTGCCAGACATGCAGCGGTGGTGATGGCCCACCGTCGTCCGCAGCGGCTGCTGTctggaggagcagcagcagcagcagcatcatcactgccaccaccaccaccaccaccatcagcagcagcttcATCAGCATGGGCAGTATCCGAGTCCTTTTCTTAGTGCTCTTTCGTCAGTCTGTgatctgttgctgttgtgtgcttGTGGCCTTAATGTTTTCGCGTTTTGAGgtgtag